A window of Candidatus Zixiibacteriota bacterium genomic DNA:
AGTCTCGCCCTCACCTGTGCCGGGTTTGGTGCCGGTATCGGTGACCGGCGGCGGAGTCTGATCTTCCATCTTCGGCTTCTGGCCGCAGCCGACCGCCAACAGCGCAATCATCAGGATCGAGAGCAGGATCAGTGCTTTTCTCATCTCTTTCCTCCTTGATATCTCAAAGTCTTTATCTCACAACGCATAATCTTATCGTTCGCGCGAAGACACACTTCGCATCCCGTCGATCTCCGCTTCTGTAATAATAAGCCCGTTGCCGGTTGTCAACCTAAACCGGAACAAAATCAGCGCTTTCCACCTAATCTACGAGCGGCTGCCAGGCAGGATTTGACGACTTACCGTCCCGCGTAATCTGCCGGATCTTCTTGCTGTAACGATCCATGATATAGATGTCGCTCGCCTGCCGCGCGTACTTCGTGTACACCAAATGCAGCCCATCCGGCGACCAATGCGGGTTCTCATTGGAGCCCGTCTGGTCCAGCCGCTGCATATCGCGTCCCGTCACATCAATTGTACACACCTGAAATTTCCCGTCTTCACCGCGCGACACAAAAGCAATCACGTCACCGGTCGGGGAAAAGCGAGGAGAGTCGTTGTATTTGCCGTCGTAGGTCAGCCGGGTGACGCCGAAACCCTCCGAATCCATGATGTAAATCTGCGGTTGTCCGGAACGGTCGGACGCAAAAGCGATCTCGCGCCCGGTCGGCGACCAGGAACCCGATACCTCGATCGACGGTAAAGAGGTCAGTCTTCGTTTGATTTTCCCCTTCCGATCCAGGACGTACAGCTCGGAATTCCCGTCTTTCGAGAGCGTGATGACGATCTCCTTGTTGTCCGGTGAGATCTCGGCCGCATTGTTCGAGCCGGGATACGCCGAAATCGGATGGGTTTTACCGGTGCGAATATCGCGCTCCCAAACCTCCATCTTGCCGGTCCGGTAGGTTGTAAACAGCAGCTTGTCTTCTTTTCGATCCCAGGCCGGAGACAAGTTTAGGGTTCGATCATCACTGATCTTGATCGCGTTGGCGCCGTCGTAGTCGCAAAGATAAAGTTCCTTGTTGCCGGACGCTGATGACACAAAGGCGATCCGGCTCGTAAAGAAGCCCTTCTCCGCCGTGATGTGTTCCACCGCGGCGTCAGCGATCATGTGCGCAACGCGGCGATAGTTGACGCGTGTGGTCTTCAACTTCTCCGACGTCAATTCCTGAATCCGCGGTGTCAGTTCGCTGATCTTGTACAGCACCTTGACATCCGCACCCTCCAACTCAACCTCGCCCTCGACCAGATAATCCGCCCCCATCCGCTGCCAGATTTCCGGAGTGATCTCCTTGATCTCCCAGACATCGAGGTAGAACTGGCTCTTGGGGATTGTGTCAAAGAAGATGTGGAAGTCGAGGTCGTCGGTAACGACCCGCTGAATCGCACGTGCCAGCGAGTCGACCTCCAGCGAAAGCTGCCCGGCAACTTTGAAGTCGGCGATCGCAATCTTCAGCGGTTTCCAGGTGCCGCCGGTCAAGGACGCGCGTAAATCCAATCCGCCCTGTCCGGCAGCCACGTTGACGATGACGAAGACGATTCCGACACACAGCGTCAGCAGTCGTCGCGAATATTCCAAACGATGTACTTTCCTTCTCATCACTGATTACTTTCCTGGTACATACTGAAAGTCAAGGTGGAGTCCAATGTAGGCATAATTGAAACTCGATGGAAACGCCGGAAACTGCCCGGCGCGCAGTATCGCCAGCACCGCCGCCTGATCAAACGTGCTGTAACCGGAGGATTTTTCCACGACCGGCTCGCCGATCACACGACCGCTACGGTCGATCTGAAAATAGACGGTACAGGTAATTGGCTTTGGCGAAGTCACCGGATTACGCCAGTTGCGCTCGATGATATTCAACACCAGCCCCAAATTATAAGGCAAATTGGACGATCCCGGGCCGACACCGGTTCCCGATCCGCCCACGGTGGAGGCGACCTCCAAACCGCCTTTACCGTCCTCCTTCACGGTCTGCTCCGATTTTGCCACATCCTGCGCAGTTGACTCAGCTTCAGATTCCTCGGCGCGCGTCTCTTCTTTGGACTTCTCGACCGCCTTCGGTGGTTTTTCTTTCGGCTTCTCGGCGATGATCTTTTCCTTCTTACCCTCCGATTTCAGCTTCGGTTTCTCCGTAATCGTCTCATCTTCCATTCGCTCTGCCGGTTTTGGCGGGGCAATCGACTTGGGTCCTGCATCCGGTTTTCCCGGAGGCGGACCGCCGGGAAAGAAATCGGTCGGTTTGACTACCATGATTTCCATCTTCGGTTTGAACATCCCCATCGCCGGATTGATCACCAGAATCAACCCCGTCAGGATCAGGTGGCCGAGCACCGACAGGATGAGATCTTTCTTCCTCATATGCGACGGTCATGCGCACGGTCATCCCGTGCGCTACTTCTTGCCGATCTTGAAGCCGTTTTCCGGCAGTTTGGTAACGAGGCCGACTTCTTTGATGCCGGCCGCCTTGATAAAGCCCATCACTTGGATAACGTTTCCGTGCGTGATCGACTTATCGGCGCGCAGAAACACCATCTTGTCCGGCTCCGCGTCGTGGGCTTCCTTGATCCGCGTCTCAAATTGCGACGGCTCAACTACACGGTCATCAATGTAGTATACGCCGCGTGGGTCGATCGTGACGACTATGCCCTCGGAAGGCGTTGTATCGGCGACCTTGGTCTGCGGCAGTTCGACGTTGATTCCTGATTGCATCAGCGGCGCGCTGATCATGAACACGATCAGGATCACCAGCACGACGTCCACCAGGTTGGCGACATTGATATCGTGCATGGTGCCATACGACCGCGGGCGACGCTTGTGCGCCATCAGATCTGCTCCTTGGTTACCGCCGCCAGGAATTCGAGCGAGAAGTTGTTCAGGTCGTCGGCAAAAAACTTCAGCTTGGTGTTGGCCCAGTTGTAGGCCATCACCGACGGAATCGCCACCGCCAACCCGACGATCGTGGCAATCAGCGCCTCGGCAATACCCGGTGCCACAACCACCAGCGACGCCGACCCCTGCTGGCCGATGTTCATAAACGCGTTCATAATACCGTAGCAGGTGCCGAGCAGCCCAATGAAGGGCGCGGAATTGGCCGCCGTCGCCAGATACGAGACCTGCCGCTCGAGATGCTTGATCTGCTCGTTTGCTTCCTTCTCCAGTATGCGGTCAATCGCTTCCATCTCATCCGGTTCCAGCTTGATCATCTGCCCCGGCGTGCGGGCGCCACCATGCTTGGCCGACATCAGTGATTCCCACTCGCGAAACCCCTCCTCAAACACCCGCGCCAGCGGCGTCGACTTGTAGATCAGGCACTTGCCATGCGCTTCCTTCAGACTCGCGCGCCGGCGGAATGTATGAAAAAAACGGCGGCTGTCCGCTTCCGCCGCCCGATAAACCTTCCACTTGTTGATGATCACTCCCCAAGTGATGAAGCTCATGATCAGGAGCACGATCAAGATCACCCAGGCAAACAATGACATGTGGGAGAGGAGGCCGAGAAGACCGCCTGACACCAAGACTACATTAGCTATCGCCAAAGGACTCTCCGTTCCCAAATAGTGCGCATCCAGCCGCGTGCTTATAGGTATACATCACAACCGGCCGGTTATTTCCTCCAACAATGTAGAAACTTGAGCGGCGGCGGCAAACGGTTTTAGGACATTGGGAGGCAAGGGGATAGGTGGAATGAGCGTGCGACTCAAGGGGTCTTGTTGTCGAGTCGAATTACGCAATCAGCGACCGACCGGACAAAGTCGTCGGCATGGCTCATCACGATCACCGTCTTGCCGGAGTCGCGAAGATCCCGAAGCAGGGTGCGCATCGCTGCGATTCCGTCCCAGTCCAGCCCGGCGGTAATCTCGTCAAAAATCACCACCGGCCGCTCCAGTGCCAGAATCGCAGCGATTGCCACCCGTCGTTGTTCCCCGGCTGACAACATCAGCGGATGCCGGTGGCGGTCTATCGTGTCATCCAGCCCGACCCGGCGAAGAGCTGCTGTTACGTTTGCTTCAATTTCCGCCTCAGCTAAGCCCAGGTTGCGCGCCCCGTAGGCGATCTCCTCGTGGACTGAGTCGGCAAAGAGGTTCTCCTCAGGGAATTGAAACACCACCGACACTTGCTTGCTTAGGCTGCCCGCTTCACGACCACCCAACTGGGGCAGCTCGATACAGCCGGCCTGTGGCTTCAGCCGTCCGGCCAGAAGCAGCGCCAGCGTCGTCTTGCCGCTGCCGGACTCGCCGTGAATAGCAGTGATCTGCCCGGCAAAGAATTCTAACGACAGATCGGTGAATAGCAATGGTTGCCGCTCGTAGCCAAAGCGCACTTCTCGTAGCCGCATCGCCGGCGTCGCCTGGGCGGGAGTGTGCTGCCTCTGATAATCGTTGCCAAGCAGAGCATTCTCGATCTCGGAGTAGAAGTCTGTGTTGCGGAATTCAGCGACAGGACCGTCAAAAACCCTCGTGCCCGCGTGCAGGAAGACCACCCGGTGATATTGCGCGAGTTCGCTTAGATATTGCGTTGCGCCCAACAGGCAAAGGTCAGTCTCGGCCGCGAGTGTCTCAGACAACAACCGTCGACCGGCGGCATCCAGATACGATGTCGGCTCGTCCAGCAACAGAATCCGCGGGCGGTTGATCAAAGTTCCGGCCAACGCCAATCGCTGTTTTTCCCCTGCTGACAGCGTGGCCGGGTGGCGCTGCAACAGCTTCGTCAGACCGAAGCGCCCCGCCATCGCGCTGACGCGTTCGTGCATGTCCGTACGTGCCATCCCTTGATTCTCCAGCGCAAACGCCAAGTCCTGCTCTACCGTCGCCGCTACAATCTGAAGATCGGGATTCTGGAAGATGAACCCGATGGTTGCCGGCGCGTCAGGTTCTGCTTCGCGTCGGATCGCACCTTCATTCGGCGCCAGGATCCCCGCCGCTAGGCGCAGCAAAGTTGATTTGCCCGAACCATTGCGACCGAGCAGGCACACGCGCTCCCCGGCCCGGATTCTGAAAGATATTGCACGAAGACCTTCCGCCCCCGACGGGAAGCGATAACTAACTTTATCGAAAGTGAGCATAAGACCGTTCAAAGAATAAATCGTCGGATCGGCGCGACAAAAAGAAAAGGTGCGGAAGTGTGATTTTCCGCACCTGCGATTCCAGAGAATCAGGTAACCGGAGTCTCAAACGGGAAAGTTAATGTTCAGTTCCTTCGCCGCCAGTACCTCGTCGAGCCGCGAAACCGGCGTCGTGTGCGGCGCATTCTTGACCAGGTCGGGATTCGTCTCAATTTCTTCGGCGATCCTCAGAAGGCAGTCGGCGAAGTAATCGAGCGACTCCCGGCTCTCCGTCTCGGTTGGCTCGATCATCAGCGCTTCGCTGACGATCAGCGGAAAGTAAGTGGTCGGCGCGTGCACGCCGTAATCCAGCAGCCGCTTGGCGATGTCGGTGACCTTCACGCCCAGTTTTTTCTGGTGGTCTCCCGAGAGCACAAATTCGTGCTGGCAAACGTGGTCGTACGGCAGCTTGAACTTGCCGCGCAGTCGCGACAACAAGTAGTTGGCGTTGATAATCGCGGACTCCGATACATGGCGCAAACCGTCCCGGCCATTCATGAGAATATAGGCATACGCGCGTACCATCGAGCCGAAATTGCCGTAGAAGGAGTGCAGTCGACCGATTGACAGCGGCCGATCATAATCGAAGTAGTACTGCTTTTCGTCGCGGCACACCACCGGAATTGGCAGGAACGGCGCCAATTTGTCCTTGACGCCAATCGCGCCACCACCCGGGCCGCCGCCGCCGTGTGGCGTCGAGAATGTCTTGTGCAGGTTGATATGGAGCATGTCAAAGCCCATGTCACCGGGGCGGACAATACCCATCAGCGCATTCAGGTTCGCGCCGTCCATGTAGAGCAAGGCGCCTTTGCCGTGAACCAGTTCCGAAATCCTCAAGATCTCGCGCTCGAACAATCCCAGCGTATTCGGATTCGTCAACATTACCAGCGCGACATCCTGGTCTAACGCCGCTTCCAGCGCCTGCGGATCAAGAATCCCCTGATCGCCCGACTTAATTTCGGTCGGCTTCCAGCCCGACATCATCACCGACGCCGGATTCGTCCCGTGCGCCGAGTCGGGCAACAACACCTTGAACCGATTCTCGCCGCGATGCCGGAAATAGGCCTTCGCCAGCTGGATGCCGGTGAACTCGCCCTGGGCGCCCGAAGTCGGCTGCAGGGACACTTCGTTCATACCGGCAATCTCCGCCAGCATCCTCCCGAGATTGTACATCAACTCCAGTGCGCCCTGCGCGGTCCGCGCCGGCTGAAACGGATGCAATTGCGTCCACCCGTAGTTTGCCACAGCCTTTTCATTGACCTTCGGATTGTACTTCATCGTGCAACTGCCAAGCGGGTAAATCGCCTTGTCGATATGGTGGTTGAGATTCGACAAGCGGATGTAGTGGCGTACCACCTGATTCTCGGCCAACTCGGGCAACGCGGCGTCGGTCGCGCGCAGATTGTTCTTGCCGAGCGTCTGCGCCAGATCCAGTTCCGGCACGTCGCTCTTCGGCAGCGTGTAACCCTTCTGGCCCGGGCGCGAAAGTTCGAAGATGGTCATGCCTTCGTTGTATGTCATACTTTCCTACTTCTTCTTGGCCATTGCCGCCATTTGCTCGGCAATCCAGTCCTTCTCTTCGGTGTCGGGATACTTCTTCAGGAAATAGTTGTATTCTTTCTTGGCGTTCTTGAAATCCCCGGCCTTCTGATAGCTGTAGGCAATCATCAACTCGGCATCGACATTCAGTTCCGCCTCGGGAAATTGTGCGATCTGCTGCCGCCATAACGCGACTGCGCCGGGGTAGTCCTTCAATTTGTAGCGCATGTGGCCGAGATTGAATGCCGCCTCCGCTGCCTTGCCGCTCGCCCGCGCC
This region includes:
- the tolB gene encoding Tol-Pal system beta propeller repeat protein TolB; amino-acid sequence: MRRKVHRLEYSRRLLTLCVGIVFVIVNVAAGQGGLDLRASLTGGTWKPLKIAIADFKVAGQLSLEVDSLARAIQRVVTDDLDFHIFFDTIPKSQFYLDVWEIKEITPEIWQRMGADYLVEGEVELEGADVKVLYKISELTPRIQELTSEKLKTTRVNYRRVAHMIADAAVEHITAEKGFFTSRIAFVSSASGNKELYLCDYDGANAIKISDDRTLNLSPAWDRKEDKLLFTTYRTGKMEVWERDIRTGKTHPISAYPGSNNAAEISPDNKEIVITLSKDGNSELYVLDRKGKIKRRLTSLPSIEVSGSWSPTGREIAFASDRSGQPQIYIMDSEGFGVTRLTYDGKYNDSPRFSPTGDVIAFVSRGEDGKFQVCTIDVTGRDMQRLDQTGSNENPHWSPDGLHLVYTKYARQASDIYIMDRYSKKIRQITRDGKSSNPAWQPLVD
- a CDS encoding cell envelope integrity protein TolA produces the protein MRKKDLILSVLGHLILTGLILVINPAMGMFKPKMEIMVVKPTDFFPGGPPPGKPDAGPKSIAPPKPAERMEDETITEKPKLKSEGKKEKIIAEKPKEKPPKAVEKSKEETRAEESEAESTAQDVAKSEQTVKEDGKGGLEVASTVGGSGTGVGPGSSNLPYNLGLVLNIIERNWRNPVTSPKPITCTVYFQIDRSGRVIGEPVVEKSSGYSTFDQAAVLAILRAGQFPAFPSSFNYAYIGLHLDFQYVPGK
- a CDS encoding biopolymer transporter ExbD, with translation MAHKRRPRSYGTMHDINVANLVDVVLVILIVFMISAPLMQSGINVELPQTKVADTTPSEGIVVTIDPRGVYYIDDRVVEPSQFETRIKEAHDAEPDKMVFLRADKSITHGNVIQVMGFIKAAGIKEVGLVTKLPENGFKIGKK
- a CDS encoding MotA/TolQ/ExbB proton channel family protein: MAIANVVLVSGGLLGLLSHMSLFAWVILIVLLIMSFITWGVIINKWKVYRAAEADSRRFFHTFRRRASLKEAHGKCLIYKSTPLARVFEEGFREWESLMSAKHGGARTPGQMIKLEPDEMEAIDRILEKEANEQIKHLERQVSYLATAANSAPFIGLLGTCYGIMNAFMNIGQQGSASLVVVAPGIAEALIATIVGLAVAIPSVMAYNWANTKLKFFADDLNNFSLEFLAAVTKEQI
- a CDS encoding ABC transporter ATP-binding protein, with protein sequence MCLLGRNGSGKSTLLRLAAGILAPNEGAIRREAEPDAPATIGFIFQNPDLQIVAATVEQDLAFALENQGMARTDMHERVSAMAGRFGLTKLLQRHPATLSAGEKQRLALAGTLINRPRILLLDEPTSYLDAAGRRLLSETLAAETDLCLLGATQYLSELAQYHRVVFLHAGTRVFDGPVAEFRNTDFYSEIENALLGNDYQRQHTPAQATPAMRLREVRFGYERQPLLFTDLSLEFFAGQITAIHGESGSGKTTLALLLAGRLKPQAGCIELPQLGGREAGSLSKQVSVVFQFPEENLFADSVHEEIAYGARNLGLAEAEIEANVTAALRRVGLDDTIDRHRHPLMLSAGEQRRVAIAAILALERPVVIFDEITAGLDWDGIAAMRTLLRDLRDSGKTVIVMSHADDFVRSVADCVIRLDNKTP
- the gcvPB gene encoding aminomethyl-transferring glycine dehydrogenase subunit GcvPB, which translates into the protein MTIFELSRPGQKGYTLPKSDVPELDLAQTLGKNNLRATDAALPELAENQVVRHYIRLSNLNHHIDKAIYPLGSCTMKYNPKVNEKAVANYGWTQLHPFQPARTAQGALELMYNLGRMLAEIAGMNEVSLQPTSGAQGEFTGIQLAKAYFRHRGENRFKVLLPDSAHGTNPASVMMSGWKPTEIKSGDQGILDPQALEAALDQDVALVMLTNPNTLGLFEREILRISELVHGKGALLYMDGANLNALMGIVRPGDMGFDMLHINLHKTFSTPHGGGGPGGGAIGVKDKLAPFLPIPVVCRDEKQYYFDYDRPLSIGRLHSFYGNFGSMVRAYAYILMNGRDGLRHVSESAIINANYLLSRLRGKFKLPYDHVCQHEFVLSGDHQKKLGVKVTDIAKRLLDYGVHAPTTYFPLIVSEALMIEPTETESRESLDYFADCLLRIAEEIETNPDLVKNAPHTTPVSRLDEVLAAKELNINFPV